The sequence GCTGCCCCGCAGTTCCCCACAGCGCATCCCGCGCGAGCGCTCCCTGACCGGCGGACGGACCCAGGAGATCCAGCGGCTGATCGGCCGCTCCCTGCGCGCGGTGACGAAGCTTGACCTCCTGGGCGAGCGCACGATTCTGATCGACTGCGATGTGCTGCGCGCCGACGGCGGGACGCGCACGGCGGCGATCACCGGCGGCTACGTAGCGCTGCGACTGGCGCTGGAGCGCCTGGTGCGCACCGGACAACTGAAGGCCGTGCCGCTCACCGGGTACGTGGCGGCCGTCAGCGTCGGGGTTGTCTGGGACGAGGTGCGCCTGGACCTGGAGTACGAGGAGGACAGCCAGGCGGAGGTCGACTGCAACGTGGTCATGACCGACCGCGGCGACATCGTCGAGGTCCAGGGGACGGCCGAGGGCAAACCGTTCCCGCGCGCCCGGCTGGACGCGATGCTCGACCTCGCCGAGCGCGGTGTTCGGCAATTGGTCGAGTACCAGAAAGCAGCGCTCAGCAGCCACTCTGAATAGCCACGTCCTCGAACGCCTGGCAAATCCGGCTGGACGATCGGAGCCCACATCCGGACAACACGGTTTTCACCACCCGGCCTGCGCCCGGGGGTTTACCCCCGGGCACGGGCCACTGCGCTCGGGTCCATCCGTCGCAGGGCGATCAGGGCGGCGATGAGCGCGATCTCCAGTGCCGTTGCGGTGAGATCCAGCGCGCCGACCGGCAGCCGCACGAAGGTGATCATCATCGGCAGTCCCACCAGCCGGGTGAAGGCCCAGATCGCCACGATGACGACGTTGAGGACCAGCCCCAGCCGCAGCGTCCACCTGCGCGGGCCGAACAGCAGATTCACCGCCAGAGCGCCCTGTGCCATGGCGACAAGGAGGAAGAACATCCCGCGCAGCGGGGCGAGGGCGAACTCTCCTGGGAGTACCCAGAGGTGGATCAACTCTGACGCGAACGCCAAGCCAGCGGCGGCGACGGCGAGGCGACGGGTGGTGATCTTCGGCGACGCGATCCGTTCGGCGTCTCGTCGCGTGGTCACAGTCATCTCAGACAACCTCGAAGTTCTCCATCATCATCATGTCCTCGTGCTCCAGGTTGTGGCAGTGGAACACGTACTTGCCGCGGTATCCGCTGAAGCGGGCGATGATCTGTGCCGACCCGCCGCGCATGAAGACGGTGTCCTTCCAGCCGGCGTCCCACGGGCCAGGCGGACCGCCGTTGCGTGACAGCACGCGGAAGTGCACCAGGTGCAGGTGGATCGGGTGTTCCGGGTCGGCGTGGAGCTCCCAGATCTCGGTTGTGTCCAGCCGCGGGCGCGCCGCGATCCGGTTGGGGTCGAAGATCCGAAAGTTGACCGTCGAAGGCCAGCCGAAGAAGCCGGCGATGAACTGGAAGCGGCGCACCTCCACCGCCTCGCTCGGGTCCGGCAGCGGCTCTTCGGGCGCCAGCCGGTCCGGGATCTCGCTGTATTCCTCCTCGCGGCGCGCGACGTCGAACCGCATCACGTCGGCGGTGGGGCCGACGCCCTCCCGGTTCACCAGGCGGACGCTCGTGCCGACCGGATACTGGCCGAAGTCGACGATGACGTCGAAGCGCTCGGCCGGGGAGATCAGGATCTCGTCGTGCGGGATGGGTGTCTCCAGCAGGCCGCCGTCGCTGCCGATCTGGATGAAGGCCGGACCGTTCGGCGGCGGTGGGTCGAGCGCCAGGAGATAGGGACGGGCGTTGGAGGCGTTGAGCAGCCGAAGTCGGTAGCGCGCGGTGCCCACGTCGAGCACCGGCCAGGGCGCGCCGTTGACCAGGATGGTGTCGCCGAACACGCCGTTGGCGAAGGACGACACGACGCCCGGCTGGCCCTGGAGCGTCGGGTCGAGCGATGGATAGTAGAGATCGCCGTCCGCGGTGAAGGTGCGGTCGGTGATGACCAGCGGAACTTCACGCTCGTCGCGCGGCAGTGGCAGGGCGTCCTCGATCTCGTCCCGGATGATGTACAACCCGGCGAGACCACGGTAGACCTGCGGGCCGGTGAAGTCCATCCGGTGGTCGTGGTACCAGAGCATCGCGGCCCGCTGCTGGTTCGGGTAGACGTAATCTCTTGTCCCGTGGGCGACCGCGCCGCCGTGATGGTGCCCCGTGCCGTGGTTAGCGTCGTGGCTACTGGAAGCCGGCAGGATCAGGTCGGTCGGGTACCCGTCGCTCTCCGGCGGGGTGACACCCCCGTGGAGGTGGGTGACGACCGGGACCGGGAGTTCGTTCCGCTGGCTCACGACCACCTGGCGCCCGCTCCGTGCCTCGATGGTGGGGCCGGGGAAGATCCCCTCGTAGCCCCAGATGGTCGTCCGGTAGCCGGGCAGGATCTCCGCCGTGGCCTCCCGCTGGACCATCTCGTAGTAGTCCGTCGACGCGTCAGTGCGCACCGGCTTCAGCACCGGCGGGATGGGCAGGGGAACCTGGAACGGCTCGACCGGGGGGCTGGTGACGGCGCCGGCCTTCGCCAGTTCGTTCATCGGGCCGATCATCCGGCCGATGGGGAGTGCAACCGAGGCGACGCCCAACATGCCCAGCCGGAGGAATCCTCTCCGCGAGAGTTTCATGGAAGTTCCTTCCCAGGGGTCTGCGTGAGTGGGGTGGTTGCCGCCCGGCCCCACCCGCAGGTCGCGTGACCCGCGGGCGGGGTGGGGCGACACCAGCGAGCTAGCGCGCCAGAAGGCTGCGGAGCGCCTCCTCCAGGGCGCCGGCCGGGTCGTCGAAAGCGGTCTGGGCGCGCCAGGCGACGATACCGTCCGGGCGCACCAGCAGCGCCCCGGAGCCGGTCAGGCCGTGCGCGTCGGCGAAGCGCCCCTCGACGTCGGCCAGGTCGCCGCCCGGGCCGATGCGGTAGACATCGAGCGGGAGGCCGAGGTCGTCAGCCACGCGCCGAGCGGGCTCGACCCAGACGCTGTCGCCCGCCGGGGCCAGCAGCACGAACCGCCGGCCGTAGAGGTCGATCGTCGAAATGACCTCGCCGTTGCGCGCCAGCTCGAGGTGCGGCGCACGGGTACCCGGCTGCCCGGCGAGCTGGCCGACCGGCAGCGCCGGTGCATCGCCGTCGGGCGCACCGATCACGGCGGCCGAGCGGTAGATCGGGCCGAAGGTCACCGTGCTGTAGTCCATGAGCGGCGGATTGTCCTCACCGGCGACGCGCGTCTGCCAGCGGGCGAGTGCCTGCTGCATGATGAAGTGACCGACCGCGTAGCGCTCGTCGTGGTAGCTGTCGAGCAGCGCAGGCCCTGCCTCGCCGCGGATGACCGCCGCGAGCTTCCAGGCCAGGTTGTGGGCGTCCTGGATCCCGGTGTTGGCGCCGAGACCGCCGGTCGGCGGGACGATGTGTGCCGCGTCACCGGCCAGGAACACGCGCCCCGCGCGGTACCGCTGCGCGACCTGTGCGCCGATGGTGAAGCCCAGCACCTTGATGTCCGTGCCCGGAATCTGGGGCCGAACTGTGACCGGCACACCGGGGATGCCCGCTGCCTGGCCCACCAGCTCCGCCACGCGGTCGTCGGTGAAGTCTTCGACCGACTCACCATAGTCCGGCATGTAGCCCATCCCGAAGACCCACCGCTGGCCGGCCTGGTCGTGGGCCATCAAGATCGTGCCCGGGCGCGGCTGCTGCAGGTAGGCGATGTTCACCGGCCGGCCGCGCAGTGCCGGGGTGAGGTCGGCCGTGATCGTCGCCGTGATGGTGTGGAAGAAGGGACCGGGCCCCTCGGTCGGGATCTCCAGCCGCTTGCGGATCGGGCTGGAGTACCCATCGGCAGCGATCATGTAGTCGGCGCGGACGACGCGCTCATCCCCGGTCCGGCGATCGACGAGCCGCGCGGTGACGCCGTCCTCGTCCTG is a genomic window of Sphaerobacter thermophilus DSM 20745 containing:
- the rph gene encoding ribonuclease PH, which codes for MVAIFNRKRPGGRANDELRPVTIQPGFAPYAEGSALITMGNTHVLCTATIEERVPPFLVGKGQGWVTAEYGMLPRSSPQRIPRERSLTGGRTQEIQRLIGRSLRAVTKLDLLGERTILIDCDVLRADGGTRTAAITGGYVALRLALERLVRTGQLKAVPLTGYVAAVSVGVVWDEVRLDLEYEEDSQAEVDCNVVMTDRGDIVEVQGTAEGKPFPRARLDAMLDLAERGVRQLVEYQKAALSSHSE
- a CDS encoding multicopper oxidase family protein — translated: MKLSRRGFLRLGMLGVASVALPIGRMIGPMNELAKAGAVTSPPVEPFQVPLPIPPVLKPVRTDASTDYYEMVQREATAEILPGYRTTIWGYEGIFPGPTIEARSGRQVVVSQRNELPVPVVTHLHGGVTPPESDGYPTDLILPASSSHDANHGTGHHHGGAVAHGTRDYVYPNQQRAAMLWYHDHRMDFTGPQVYRGLAGLYIIRDEIEDALPLPRDEREVPLVITDRTFTADGDLYYPSLDPTLQGQPGVVSSFANGVFGDTILVNGAPWPVLDVGTARYRLRLLNASNARPYLLALDPPPPNGPAFIQIGSDGGLLETPIPHDEILISPAERFDVIVDFGQYPVGTSVRLVNREGVGPTADVMRFDVARREEEYSEIPDRLAPEEPLPDPSEAVEVRRFQFIAGFFGWPSTVNFRIFDPNRIAARPRLDTTEIWELHADPEHPIHLHLVHFRVLSRNGGPPGPWDAGWKDTVFMRGGSAQIIARFSGYRGKYVFHCHNLEHEDMMMMENFEVV
- a CDS encoding FAD-dependent oxidoreductase, with the translated sequence MQRNNAAMNYEHTPVLIVGGGVVGLSAALFLAAQGVRAKLVERHPDLLMHPRARGFTPRTVELYRQVGLEPAIRAASYAGGDQFAWVAVQADNLAGEHHPVEEPEDDVPQANLSPSPFAPIDQDKLELLLRERAVELGAELHFSTEMVEFTQDEDGVTARLVDRRTGDERVVRADYMIAADGYSSPIRKRLEIPTEGPGPFFHTITATITADLTPALRGRPVNIAYLQQPRPGTILMAHDQAGQRWVFGMGYMPDYGESVEDFTDDRVAELVGQAAGIPGVPVTVRPQIPGTDIKVLGFTIGAQVAQRYRAGRVFLAGDAAHIVPPTGGLGANTGIQDAHNLAWKLAAVIRGEAGPALLDSYHDERYAVGHFIMQQALARWQTRVAGEDNPPLMDYSTVTFGPIYRSAAVIGAPDGDAPALPVGQLAGQPGTRAPHLELARNGEVISTIDLYGRRFVLLAPAGDSVWVEPARRVADDLGLPLDVYRIGPGGDLADVEGRFADAHGLTGSGALLVRPDGIVAWRAQTAFDDPAGALEEALRSLLAR